In one Rutidosis leptorrhynchoides isolate AG116_Rl617_1_P2 chromosome 8, CSIRO_AGI_Rlap_v1, whole genome shotgun sequence genomic region, the following are encoded:
- the LOC139862105 gene encoding uncharacterized protein produces the protein MWSKFGLKDIIMDCKHICYFKFDNEQGMNKVIECSPWMVNGKPLLVQKWDPDLTLEKVDPVKVPIWVKFKEVPLEAWNVKGLSSIASMVGKPMSMDTLTANMCHTGSGRAGFARIMIEAEADKGLVEQVEIKYKDKEQKIKECKVRPVTEDELNTITKKVTISKDDGFVEFKKRNNMQKESKDWTNEMFLYFKKKWEQMQIIEPDEYSEDVINDGIENVLDNELKGMDDDILFQSQCRIKNLGLPLGILEYSQNSCRIIVGWDDSKVNVMVISSTKQVVFCLEEIISTKERIYCSFVYACNKGKDRIPVWKDLELQKTITQNQPWFILGDFNVTRFLNEHSSGSSLLTEDMRDFNSCINEIEVEDINISGFHFTWTKSLKNPRCGTLKKLDRILVNVEVMKSIPQAHGVFLPYVISDHSPSILCIPDYIVCKPKSFRFMNYITEKEGFLHIVEKGWNTEMVGCEMYCLLKKLKGLKQELKKLNWIYGNTFNRVKELKKKVKDIQAMIDIDPHKISFREEASRVLKEYDAAKHDEFLILQQKTKIKWLSEEQFVYHFKQFLGKTDNVTPIEEMGNIFSVTLTPNEAEVMVADVSNEEIKEAIFDIESEKAAGPDGYTSHFFKKAWAFVGNDVCKAIKEFFINGELIGRINSTLISLIPKLETLNKVSDFRPIACCNVLYKGISKVIVSRIKKGLEKLVNVNQSAFIPGRTIQDNILVT, from the exons GGTAAATGGTAAACCACTTCTTGTTCAAAAATGGGACCCTGATCTTACATTAGAAAAAGTTGACCCAGTTAAGGTGCCAATTTGGGTCAAATTTAAAGAGGTACCATTGGAGGCATGGAATGTTAAGGGACTAAGTTCTATTGCGAGTATGGTCGGGAAGCCTATGTCTATGGATACTCTTACAGCAAATATGTGTCATACAGGAAGTGGGAGGGCAGGTTTTGCTAGAATAATGATTGAGGCTGAGGCTGATAAAGGATTAGTTGAGCAGGTTGAAATTAAATACAAAGATAAGGAACAGAAAATTAAAG AATGCAAAGTGAGGCCTGTAACTGAAGATGAGCTGAATACAATCACTAAGAAGGTTACCATTTCAAAAGATGATggctttgtagagtttaaaaagagAAATAATATGCAGAAG GAATCTAAAGACTGGACCAATGAGATGTTTTTATACTTCAAAAAGAAATGGGAACAAATGCAAATTATTGAACCTGATGAATATAGTGAAGATGTGATTAATGATGGGATAGAGAATGTATTGGATAATGAATTGAAAGGGATGGATGATGACATTCTGTTTCAATCTCAATGCAGAATAAAGAATTTAGGATTGCCTCTTGGAATATTAGAG TACAGCCAAAACAGTTGTAGAATTATTGTGGGATGGGATGATAGTAAAGTAAATGTTATGGTCATCAGTTCTACAAAACAAGTTGTTTTCTGTCTGGAGGAAATCATAAGCACTAAAGAAAGGATATATTGTAGTTTTGTTTATGCATGTAACAAAGGTAAGGATAGAATTCCAGTATGGAAAGATCTTGAATTACAGAAGACAATTACTCAAAACCAACCATGGTTCATATTGGGTGACTTCAATGTCACTAGGTTTTTGAATGAGCATTCTTCTGGAAGCTCATTACTGACTGAGGATATGAGGGATTTCAATAGCTGCATAAATGAGATTGAGGTGGAGGATATAAACATTTCTGGTTTCCACTTTACTTGGACAAAATCTCTAAAAAATCCAAGATGTGGTACCCTGAAAAAACTAGATAGAATTCTGGTTAATGTTGAAGTTATGAAGTCAATTCCACAAGCTCATGGTGTCTTCCTCCCTTATGTTATATCTGATCATAGCCCATCCATTCTTTGTATTCCAGATTATATAGTTTGTAAACCTAAATCCTTTAGGTTTATGAATTATATTACAGAAAAGGAAGGATTTTTGCATATTGTTGAAAAGGGATGGAACACTGAAATGGTTGGTTGTGAGATGTACTGCCTTCTGAAGAAACTGAAAGGGTTGAAACAGGAGTTGAAAAAGCTAAATTGGATCTATGGCAATACCTTTAATAGGGTTAAAGAACTCAAGAAAAAGGTTAAGGATATTCAAGCAATGATTGATATTGATCCTCATAAAATTAGCTTTAGAGAAGAGGCTTCTAGGGTGTTAAAAGAATATGATGCAGCAAAGCATGATGAATTCCTGATTCTGCAacaaaaaacaaaaattaaatggtTAAGTGAAG AGCAGTTTGTATATCACTTTAAGCAAtttttgggtaaaactgataatgtTACTCCTATTGAAGAAATGGGTAATATCTTTTCTGTGACTCTTACCCCAAATGAAGCTGAAGTCATGGTTGCTGATGTATCTAATGAAGAAATCAAAGAGGCCATCTTTGATATTGAGAGTGAGAAGGCAGCTGGTCCAGATGGGTACACTTCACACTTCTTTAAAAAAGCATGGGCCTTTGTGGGTAATGATGTCTGCAAGGCAATTAAGGAATTCTTCATTAATGGGGAATTAATAGGTAGAATTAACTCTACATTAATATCTTTAATTCCCAAATTAGAGACTCTCAATAAAGTCTCTGACTTCAGACCAATTGCATGTTGCAATGTTCTATATAAAGGCATTAGCAAGGTTATTGTTAGCAGAATAAAAAAAGGGCTTGAAAAACTGGTTAATGTAAATCAAAGTGCTTTCATTCCTGGTAGAACTATTCAGGATAACATTCTTGTGACTTAA